The Rhodocytophaga rosea genome has a segment encoding these proteins:
- a CDS encoding DUF493 family protein — MKDHIYDSLKEKLDEQYSWPMLYMFKFIVPEAKQEKVIDMFKKHELSARKSKNGNYVSLTAQIFMRSSQEVIDVYKKASAIEGLIAL; from the coding sequence GTGAAAGATCACATATATGATAGCCTGAAAGAGAAACTGGATGAGCAGTACTCTTGGCCTATGTTATACATGTTTAAATTTATAGTTCCGGAAGCTAAGCAGGAAAAGGTAATAGATATGTTTAAAAAACACGAATTATCTGCCAGGAAATCCAAAAACGGAAATTATGTAAGCCTGACCGCACAAATATTTATGCGGTCGAGTCAGGAAGTAATAGATGTGTATAAAAAGGCATCGGCTATTGAAGGCTTGATTGCCTTATAG
- the dnaJ gene encoding molecular chaperone DnaJ, with protein MAKRDYYEVLGVSKSAPVDEIKKAYRKIAIKYHPDKNPNDPTAEDKFKEAAEAYEVLSSPEKKQRYDQFGHQGVNGNGYGGGSMNMEDIFSQFGDIFGGGGGSPFDSFFGGSGGGGRRVRKGTNLRIKLKLDLQEIANGVEKKIKVKRHVTCNICGGNGAKNGSSLQNCSTCGGSGQVRKVVNTMLGQMVSTTTCSTCNGEGKIVTDRCDACHGEGRTLQEEVIPIKVPAGVAEGMQLSMSGKGNVPLRGGVPGDLLIVIEETEDELLKRDGQNVIFDLYVNFADAALGTTVEVPTIEGKVKIKVDPGTQSGKILRLKGKGIKDINGYNKGDQLIHVNIWTPKQLTREETVLLERLRESANFIPNPGKNEKGFFEKMKEFFQ; from the coding sequence ATGGCTAAGAGAGATTATTACGAAGTGCTGGGCGTAAGCAAATCGGCACCCGTAGATGAAATAAAGAAGGCATACCGGAAGATTGCTATTAAATACCATCCGGATAAAAATCCTAATGATCCTACTGCTGAAGATAAGTTTAAAGAAGCAGCTGAAGCGTATGAGGTACTAAGCAGTCCGGAGAAAAAACAACGCTATGACCAGTTTGGGCACCAGGGTGTAAATGGTAATGGTTATGGGGGTGGCAGTATGAACATGGAAGATATTTTCTCCCAGTTCGGCGATATTTTTGGCGGAGGTGGTGGCAGCCCATTTGATAGTTTCTTTGGGGGTAGTGGTGGCGGAGGCCGTAGAGTCCGTAAAGGAACCAACCTGCGTATTAAACTAAAACTGGATTTACAGGAAATTGCCAATGGTGTAGAAAAGAAAATCAAAGTAAAACGCCATGTAACTTGTAACATTTGCGGTGGGAATGGCGCTAAAAACGGAAGTTCTCTGCAAAACTGTTCGACTTGTGGTGGCTCAGGTCAAGTGAGAAAAGTAGTCAATACAATGCTCGGCCAGATGGTATCTACCACCACCTGTAGCACCTGTAATGGAGAAGGTAAGATCGTAACCGATCGTTGTGATGCTTGCCATGGCGAAGGAAGAACATTGCAGGAAGAGGTAATTCCAATTAAAGTTCCGGCTGGCGTTGCTGAAGGAATGCAGCTTTCTATGAGTGGAAAAGGTAATGTACCTCTGCGTGGGGGTGTTCCTGGTGACCTACTTATTGTAATTGAAGAAACAGAAGATGAATTATTAAAACGGGATGGACAGAATGTGATATTTGATTTGTATGTCAATTTTGCCGATGCTGCGTTAGGCACTACAGTGGAAGTACCAACTATTGAAGGGAAGGTAAAAATAAAAGTAGATCCTGGTACTCAAAGTGGTAAAATTCTGCGATTGAAAGGAAAAGGTATTAAAGATATTAACGGCTACAATAAAGGCGACCAGCTCATTCATGTAAACATCTGGACACCTAAACAATTGACCCGTGAAGAAACCGTGCTTCTGGAGCGTTTAAGGGAATCGGCAAACTTTATTCCTAATCCTGGAAAAAACGAAAAAGGTTTCTTCGAAAAGATGAAAGAATTTTTTCAATAA
- a CDS encoding nucleotide exchange factor GrpE, translating to MNSDSSEMNNDIPLKVTIQSGSVWLTFKVRFCAMLAEIIGLAKKLKIVCGKSKGIILANMEQEKDKTDEKEVLTENTQPQNTDNGEDSAPADASTLGKLTAELAETKDKYMRLYADFENFRRRTSKEKLEYMKSASEDVIKAILPVLDDFERAQKSLVSQEGSDPAKEGIQLIYNKLYKTLEQKGLKPMESIGKSFDLELHESITQVPAPSEDLKGKIIDEVEKGYFLHDKVIRFAKVIIGS from the coding sequence TTGAATAGTGACTCATCAGAAATGAATAATGATATTCCTCTTAAGGTCACTATTCAGAGTGGCAGTGTATGGCTTACTTTCAAAGTAAGGTTTTGTGCCATGTTGGCAGAAATTATTGGTTTGGCAAAAAAATTGAAGATTGTTTGCGGAAAATCCAAAGGCATAATATTGGCAAATATGGAACAGGAAAAAGATAAAACAGACGAGAAAGAAGTACTTACTGAGAATACTCAGCCACAAAATACAGATAATGGAGAAGATTCAGCTCCTGCCGATGCCTCCACCCTTGGCAAGCTGACTGCTGAATTAGCAGAAACTAAAGATAAATATATGCGCTTATACGCTGATTTTGAAAACTTCAGAAGGCGTACTTCCAAAGAAAAACTGGAGTATATGAAATCTGCCAGTGAAGATGTAATTAAAGCGATACTACCTGTACTGGACGATTTTGAAAGAGCTCAAAAATCACTTGTCTCCCAAGAGGGTAGCGATCCGGCCAAAGAAGGCATACAGCTCATATATAATAAACTATATAAGACCCTGGAGCAGAAAGGCTTAAAACCGATGGAATCTATCGGTAAATCTTTCGACCTGGAACTGCATGAGTCTATTACACAAGTACCTGCCCCTAGTGAGGATTTAAAAGGTAAAATTATAGATGAGGTTGAAAAAGGGTACTTTTTGCATGACAAAGTAATCAGGTTTGCAAAAGTCATTATAGGTTCATAA
- the recJ gene encoding single-stranded-DNA-specific exonuclease RecJ, translating to MEKRWIFKPLPPKEIIEQLSKSIHVPESLAILLTQRGVHSFEEARNFFRPTLDQLHDPFLMKDMDKAVERLVQAIYTHEKIVVYGDYDVDGTTSVALFYGFLRTFYNNLLFYIPDRYKEGYGVSQTGIDWAYEQGASLMITLDCGIKSAQLVEYATEKGIDFIICDHHRPDLHLPQAYAVLDPKRSDCQYPYKELSGCGVGFKLLQGFCMQNSIPLDKLYPFMDLLAVSIASDIVPITGENRVMAYYGLQLLNSNPRPGLQALIQIAGFEKKLTISNVVFGLGPRINAAGRIAHAHAAVHLLLSHSKIEAEEYAREINLNNRDRQGFDTHITKEALSMIEADGLSKENKTTVLFKNDWHKGVIGIVASRCIEKYHRPTIILTESHSKASGSARSVPGFDVYNAIEECSELLEQFGGHMYAAGLTLKIENVAAFRQKFEQVVASKITEDQLIPPVEIDLALNLNQINYKFYNVIKQMEPFGPENMQPVFVSEKVYARDNARVLKDMHLKISVYQEDSPVFEAIGFGMAAFYEKVSIGKPFRLCYQVVENNFRDNKSLQLLIKDIKFYEVE from the coding sequence ATGGAAAAGCGCTGGATATTTAAACCTCTACCTCCCAAAGAAATTATTGAACAGTTAAGTAAAAGCATTCATGTACCTGAATCGCTGGCTATTTTACTGACACAACGAGGGGTTCATAGCTTTGAGGAAGCCAGAAATTTTTTCAGGCCTACCCTCGACCAGTTACATGATCCGTTCCTGATGAAGGACATGGATAAAGCAGTTGAACGTTTGGTACAGGCCATTTACACACATGAGAAAATTGTAGTGTACGGCGATTATGATGTGGATGGAACTACTTCTGTTGCGTTGTTTTATGGGTTTTTGCGTACATTCTATAACAATTTGTTGTTTTATATCCCCGACCGCTATAAAGAAGGCTACGGTGTTTCTCAAACCGGCATTGACTGGGCATATGAGCAAGGGGCTTCTTTAATGATTACCCTGGATTGCGGAATTAAATCTGCCCAGTTAGTAGAATATGCAACAGAGAAAGGAATTGATTTCATTATATGCGACCATCACCGGCCTGATCTGCATTTGCCACAAGCCTATGCTGTGTTAGATCCTAAGCGTAGCGATTGTCAATATCCATATAAAGAACTTTCCGGATGTGGTGTAGGATTTAAACTGCTACAGGGATTCTGTATGCAGAACAGTATTCCGCTCGATAAGCTGTATCCATTTATGGACTTACTGGCCGTGAGTATTGCTTCCGATATTGTGCCTATTACCGGCGAAAACAGGGTGATGGCTTATTATGGTCTTCAACTCCTGAACAGCAATCCTCGTCCTGGTTTACAGGCACTCATACAAATTGCAGGATTTGAGAAAAAACTTACTATTTCGAATGTTGTTTTTGGCCTGGGACCCAGGATAAATGCGGCTGGCAGAATTGCACATGCTCATGCAGCGGTTCATTTACTATTATCTCATTCAAAAATAGAAGCAGAAGAATATGCCAGAGAAATAAACCTGAATAACCGGGATCGACAGGGCTTTGATACGCATATTACGAAAGAAGCCCTAAGCATGATTGAAGCAGACGGTTTATCTAAAGAAAATAAAACAACTGTACTATTTAAAAATGACTGGCATAAAGGAGTAATTGGCATTGTGGCTTCCCGTTGTATAGAAAAATACCATAGGCCCACTATTATTCTTACTGAATCGCATAGCAAAGCATCCGGTTCTGCCCGTTCGGTACCTGGTTTTGATGTATATAATGCCATCGAAGAGTGCTCGGAATTGCTGGAGCAATTTGGAGGACATATGTATGCAGCCGGACTCACATTGAAAATTGAAAATGTAGCTGCCTTCCGGCAAAAATTTGAACAGGTAGTGGCCAGTAAAATTACCGAAGATCAACTCATTCCGCCAGTAGAAATAGACCTTGCGCTTAACCTGAATCAGATCAACTACAAATTTTATAATGTGATTAAGCAAATGGAGCCTTTCGGGCCTGAGAATATGCAGCCAGTATTTGTGTCTGAAAAGGTATATGCCAGAGATAATGCCAGAGTATTGAAAGATATGCACCTGAAAATATCTGTCTACCAGGAAGATTCACCGGTTTTTGAAGCAATTGGTTTTGGTATGGCGGCTTTTTATGAAAAAGTAAGCATAGGTAAACCTTTCAGGTTATGTTATCAGGTAGTAGAAAACAATTTCAGAGATAATAAATCGTTGCAGCTTTTAATTAAGGATATTAAATTTTACGAAGTGGAATAG
- the lptB gene encoding LPS export ABC transporter ATP-binding protein, with product MLLRSENLLKKYGSRTVANNVSVQVQQGEIVGLLGPNGAGKTTTFYMIVGLIKPNAGDIFLDDENITKLPMYKRARKGLGYLAQEASVFRKLTVEENILAVLEMTGKPKQFQKEKTEQLLEEFRLTHVRKNLGIVLSGGERRRTEIARALAVDPKFVLLDEPFAGVDPIAVEEIQGIVAKLKNKNIGILITDHNVDETLSITDRAYLLYEGKTLISGTPEDLASNEEVRRVYLGKHFELRRKI from the coding sequence ATGCTATTACGGTCAGAAAATCTATTAAAGAAATATGGCAGCAGAACAGTAGCCAATAATGTTTCTGTGCAGGTACAACAAGGTGAAATTGTAGGCTTGCTTGGCCCAAATGGTGCTGGCAAAACTACTACTTTCTATATGATCGTAGGTTTGATCAAACCAAACGCTGGTGATATTTTTCTCGACGATGAAAATATAACTAAGCTTCCCATGTACAAACGAGCCAGAAAAGGCTTAGGGTATCTGGCACAGGAGGCATCAGTATTCAGAAAATTAACAGTAGAGGAAAATATTTTGGCGGTACTAGAAATGACCGGAAAGCCAAAGCAGTTTCAGAAAGAAAAAACCGAACAATTGCTGGAAGAATTTCGTCTGACACATGTACGCAAGAACCTGGGAATTGTGTTATCTGGTGGGGAACGCCGCAGAACGGAAATCGCCAGAGCTTTAGCCGTAGATCCAAAGTTTGTATTGCTGGATGAGCCTTTTGCTGGTGTAGATCCGATTGCAGTAGAAGAAATTCAGGGAATTGTTGCTAAACTGAAAAACAAAAATATTGGCATTTTGATTACAGATCATAATGTGGACGAAACTTTGTCTATCACCGACAGGGCATACTTACTGTATGAAGGGAAAACGTTGATCTCAGGCACTCCTGAAGATTTAGCTTCAAATGAAGAAGTACGAAGGGTGTATTTAGGGAAACATTTTGAATTACGAAGAAAAATATAA
- a CDS encoding GH3 auxin-responsive promoter family protein — protein sequence MTWIMKKRISQIELFMKNPLEVQAEQFKKLIHTAQQTEWGRKYHYASITSVKEYQQRVPLSSYEEIFPYIDRLMKGEQNLLWPSEIKWFAKSSGTTNARSKFIPVSTEALEDCHFRGGKDLMTVYVNNNPDTKVFVGKGLAIGGSYQLSQENPDVYYGDVSAVVMKNLPIWAQFIRTPGLEIALMNEWEEKLEKMAKVTSQENVTSILGVPTWTIVLLQKILEITGKSNILEVWPNLEIFAHGAVSFTPYRAVFQQLIPSPHMKYVEIYNASEGFFGIQDQSDIADMLLMLDYGVFYEFIPVEEMDKEHPKMLTLGEVELNKVYALIISTNSGLWRYNIGDTVKFTSLSPYRIRISGRTKHFINAFGEELMVENAEQAITKACQESGAIISNFTAAPIYMETSGKGGHEWIIEFVKEPSSLKQFIHVLDATLREINSDYDAKRYKDIALQLPLVHSVQEGTFYQWMKKRNKLGGQHKVPRLSNSREYVDDILSMMEVSKGA from the coding sequence ATGACATGGATCATGAAAAAGCGTATCTCCCAGATAGAGCTTTTCATGAAAAACCCACTGGAAGTGCAGGCTGAACAGTTTAAAAAACTGATTCATACAGCGCAACAAACCGAGTGGGGGAGAAAATATCATTATGCTTCCATTACATCGGTAAAAGAGTATCAGCAAAGAGTACCTCTTTCTTCATACGAAGAAATATTTCCATACATAGACCGGTTGATGAAGGGCGAACAAAATTTGTTGTGGCCTTCGGAAATTAAATGGTTTGCTAAATCCTCAGGTACCACCAATGCCCGTAGTAAGTTTATTCCGGTTTCTACGGAAGCTCTCGAAGATTGCCATTTCAGAGGCGGCAAAGATCTAATGACGGTTTATGTAAACAATAATCCAGATACTAAAGTTTTTGTAGGCAAAGGTTTAGCGATTGGCGGTAGTTATCAGCTGAGCCAGGAGAATCCGGACGTATATTATGGAGATGTATCAGCAGTGGTAATGAAAAACCTGCCTATCTGGGCGCAGTTTATTCGTACGCCCGGTCTGGAGATAGCTTTGATGAATGAGTGGGAAGAAAAACTCGAGAAGATGGCTAAAGTTACTTCACAGGAGAATGTAACCAGTATTTTAGGTGTGCCTACCTGGACCATTGTGTTGTTGCAGAAAATTCTGGAAATAACTGGCAAAAGCAATATTCTGGAAGTATGGCCAAATCTGGAAATTTTTGCCCATGGAGCAGTATCGTTTACTCCTTATCGTGCGGTTTTTCAGCAATTGATACCTTCGCCCCACATGAAATATGTTGAAATATACAATGCATCTGAAGGATTTTTTGGCATACAGGATCAGTCGGATATTGCAGATATGCTGCTGATGCTGGATTATGGCGTGTTTTACGAGTTTATCCCGGTGGAAGAAATGGATAAGGAGCATCCCAAAATGCTTACCTTGGGAGAAGTGGAATTAAATAAAGTGTATGCGCTGATAATTAGCACCAATAGTGGATTATGGCGGTATAACATTGGGGATACTGTTAAATTTACCTCACTCTCTCCGTACCGTATCCGGATCAGTGGGCGTACCAAACACTTTATCAATGCCTTTGGCGAAGAATTAATGGTGGAAAATGCTGAACAGGCTATCACCAAAGCATGCCAGGAAAGCGGCGCTATTATTAGCAATTTTACTGCAGCTCCAATATATATGGAAACATCCGGAAAAGGAGGCCATGAGTGGATCATAGAATTTGTGAAAGAACCCTCTTCCCTTAAGCAGTTTATTCATGTACTGGATGCTACACTGCGTGAGATTAATTCAGATTATGATGCCAAACGCTACAAAGATATAGCCCTGCAACTTCCACTCGTCCATAGTGTACAGGAAGGGACTTTTTATCAATGGATGAAAAAAAGAAATAAATTAGGTGGCCAGCATAAAGTACCCCGTCTTTCCAATTCACGTGAGTATGTAGATGATATTCTATCAATGATGGAAGTATCCAAAGGCGCATAA
- a CDS encoding serine hydrolase domain-containing protein codes for MKKLVPAFILIVFFGCFHKQIISSFNSVKSIRLQSDLAFISSHSVPSKQIVLTSNTQPFTTIQQRNTEASLNDLLFFPLPFLQQDANPIIIPLRIGALDSQANNKAAQLLDNRITPVSGLEKELTNPASLLLQYNLYEKAITVVKNKQTLLPFRNLDTLTFASLTIGEPKGNTFQNYLSKYTSFQHFAVAGKEISEKESETLLSTLGNYKVVIIGLHNVNSSALQAYGISQASRTLIERLRTKTDVVLAVFGSPYSLKYFDRVENLVCAYDNNSITQKIVPQILFGAIPASGKLPVTVTAGLKAGDGVNTVSLKRLGYSIPEQVGLHSATLRRIDDMVDNYIQDGVMPGAQVLVAKNGKVVFEKAYGHLTYEEKTPVTTHTIYDLASVTKVAATLQAVMSLDAQGKLDINQKASYYLPELKNTNKEDMFIRDLLLHQAGLLAFQDHWTKTKTESGLDSSYYSTKSGPDHPVMVAPGLYGIASLKDSLWQWTLQSRLLKKPSPHKKYTFRYSDIGFDILQQVVERLAEQPLDTYLNQTFYQPLGLDELTFNPLHTFDVNNIAPTEMDNRFRGVLVRGTVHDQEAALMGGVAGHAGLFGTANDLAVLMQMNLQNGFYGGKQYLSDQIVPLFTKTQQPNNKRGLGWDKLQPGENVSTLISANAFGHTGFTGTCVWVDPDEDLIYIFLSNRVYPTVNNTKLARYKVREKIQSVVYSAMGAPDGYVAGLEK; via the coding sequence ATGAAAAAATTAGTGCCAGCTTTTATCTTAATTGTCTTTTTTGGATGTTTTCATAAACAGATCATCTCCTCTTTTAATTCTGTTAAATCAATAAGGCTGCAAAGTGATTTAGCGTTTATCTCTTCCCATTCTGTTCCGTCAAAACAAATAGTACTTACTAGCAATACTCAGCCATTTACAACTATACAGCAACGCAACACAGAAGCTTCCTTAAATGATTTGCTGTTTTTTCCTTTGCCTTTTTTGCAACAGGATGCAAATCCTATAATTATCCCTTTACGTATTGGCGCACTTGACTCACAAGCTAATAATAAGGCGGCTCAGTTGCTTGATAACAGAATTACGCCTGTTTCCGGACTTGAAAAGGAATTAACCAACCCTGCATCATTGCTATTGCAATATAACTTATATGAAAAGGCTATAACTGTAGTAAAAAATAAGCAAACGTTGCTGCCTTTCCGTAATCTGGATACCCTGACATTTGCTTCTTTAACTATTGGAGAACCTAAGGGTAATACATTTCAAAACTACTTATCTAAATATACTTCATTTCAACACTTTGCTGTAGCTGGTAAAGAGATAAGTGAAAAAGAATCTGAGACTTTATTATCCACTTTGGGTAACTATAAAGTGGTAATTATCGGCCTCCATAATGTAAATTCGTCTGCATTACAAGCCTATGGTATTTCTCAAGCTTCCCGTACACTCATCGAACGCCTCCGGACTAAAACTGATGTAGTGTTGGCGGTGTTTGGTTCTCCTTATAGTTTGAAGTATTTCGATAGGGTAGAAAACCTGGTTTGTGCCTATGACAATAACAGCATTACTCAAAAGATTGTACCTCAGATCCTATTCGGCGCCATTCCTGCCAGTGGGAAACTTCCGGTTACAGTAACAGCCGGGCTAAAAGCAGGAGATGGTGTAAACACAGTATCATTGAAGCGTTTAGGCTATAGCATTCCTGAGCAGGTTGGTTTACATTCTGCTACACTCCGGCGGATTGATGATATGGTAGACAATTACATTCAGGACGGAGTAATGCCAGGAGCGCAGGTATTGGTAGCAAAGAATGGAAAAGTCGTATTCGAAAAAGCATATGGGCATTTAACCTATGAAGAGAAAACTCCTGTTACTACTCATACCATATACGATCTAGCCTCAGTTACAAAAGTGGCTGCTACTTTACAGGCCGTCATGTCACTGGATGCACAAGGTAAATTAGATATAAACCAGAAAGCTTCCTATTACCTCCCTGAGTTAAAAAATACCAATAAAGAGGATATGTTTATTCGCGATCTCTTATTGCACCAGGCTGGTTTACTGGCTTTCCAGGATCACTGGACTAAAACAAAAACTGAATCAGGTCTGGATTCTTCCTATTATAGTACAAAATCTGGCCCCGATCACCCAGTTATGGTTGCCCCCGGTTTGTATGGCATTGCTTCATTGAAAGATTCTCTCTGGCAATGGACACTTCAATCCAGATTATTAAAGAAACCATCTCCTCATAAAAAATATACCTTCCGGTACAGCGATATAGGATTTGACATATTACAGCAAGTAGTAGAACGTTTGGCTGAGCAACCTCTGGATACCTATTTAAATCAGACTTTCTACCAGCCTCTTGGTTTGGATGAACTCACCTTTAACCCCTTACATACATTTGATGTAAATAACATTGCCCCTACGGAAATGGACAACAGATTCAGAGGAGTTCTCGTGAGAGGTACCGTACATGACCAGGAGGCGGCTTTAATGGGTGGCGTTGCCGGCCATGCAGGATTATTTGGTACGGCTAATGATCTGGCAGTGTTAATGCAGATGAACTTACAAAACGGATTTTATGGCGGTAAGCAGTATTTGTCGGATCAAATAGTTCCTCTATTTACCAAAACTCAACAGCCAAATAACAAAAGAGGTTTAGGCTGGGATAAATTGCAACCCGGCGAAAATGTATCTACACTTATTTCGGCCAATGCATTTGGTCATACAGGATTTACCGGCACTTGTGTTTGGGTAGACCCAGATGAAGACCTCATTTATATTTTCTTATCTAACCGGGTGTATCCAACTGTTAATAATACAAAATTAGCCCGTTACAAAGTCAGAGAAAAAATACAATCTGTTGTGTATAGTGCGATGGGCGCTCCGGATGGTTATGTAGCCGGATTGGAAAAATAA
- a CDS encoding NAD(P)/FAD-dependent oxidoreductase — MLPKQTDYIIVGQGIAGTVLAYTLISQKKKVLIIDDSNPDTSSKVAAGIFNPVTGKRLARTWQAGLIFPYLYQFYQQMEQTLGISILHSRDIYRPFTSIEEQNAWTAKTSSPELSAYTSTQFDTSAYTSGIHNPFGGLEIKGAGFVNVGLMLEAAKKYFLQGNMYTEQPFTYEDIVLENDKVSWQGIEAKKILFCEGTFVSQNPYFNWLPFNEVKGELLTLKMPGLQTNNIINQGVFVLPLGNDMYKVGATYKWDNLDWETTLQAREELEDKLARLIKLPYRITGQQAGIRPASEDRRPFLGLHPEHPALGIFNGLGTKGVSLAPFYARHFYEHLEEDKELDKETHINRFFSLYYKSTNLNNHLL; from the coding sequence ATGCTACCTAAACAAACAGATTATATTATTGTAGGCCAGGGCATAGCCGGAACCGTACTTGCTTATACACTGATCAGCCAGAAAAAAAAGGTACTGATTATAGATGATTCCAATCCGGATACATCCTCTAAAGTTGCCGCTGGTATTTTTAACCCAGTCACTGGTAAAAGGCTGGCCAGAACCTGGCAAGCTGGGTTGATCTTTCCATATCTTTATCAGTTCTACCAACAGATGGAGCAAACATTAGGTATATCTATACTCCATTCCAGAGATATTTACCGGCCTTTTACTTCTATTGAAGAGCAAAATGCCTGGACAGCCAAAACCTCCTCTCCGGAACTATCAGCATATACCAGTACTCAATTCGATACAAGCGCTTACACGTCAGGCATTCATAATCCGTTTGGAGGCCTTGAAATCAAAGGAGCAGGGTTTGTAAATGTTGGGCTGATGTTGGAGGCAGCAAAAAAATACTTTTTGCAGGGTAATATGTACACAGAACAGCCTTTTACATATGAGGATATTGTGCTGGAAAATGATAAAGTAAGCTGGCAAGGTATAGAGGCAAAAAAAATTTTATTTTGTGAGGGTACTTTTGTGTCCCAGAATCCGTACTTCAACTGGCTGCCTTTTAATGAGGTAAAAGGCGAATTATTAACGCTAAAGATGCCAGGTCTTCAAACAAACAATATCATTAATCAAGGGGTTTTCGTATTGCCTCTTGGAAATGATATGTACAAAGTAGGCGCTACTTATAAGTGGGACAATCTTGATTGGGAAACCACTTTGCAGGCTCGTGAAGAACTGGAAGATAAATTAGCCAGATTGATAAAGTTACCTTATAGAATAACTGGGCAACAGGCAGGCATTCGTCCGGCGAGTGAAGACCGCAGGCCTTTTCTCGGGTTACATCCGGAACATCCGGCACTTGGCATTTTCAATGGATTAGGTACAAAAGGGGTTTCACTGGCTCCTTTTTATGCCCGGCATTTCTATGAACACCTGGAAGAAGATAAAGAATTAGACAAAGAAACGCACATAAATCGCTTCTTTTCGTTATATTACAAATCCACTAATTTGAACAATCACCTTTTATAA
- the argH gene encoding argininosuccinate lyase yields MKLWQKDYPLNQKIETFTVGKDRELDLYLAEFDVLGSLAHTQMLQTIGLLTKDELEDLQKELKNIYKDIQNGNFAIESGVEDVHSQVELLLTRKLGETGKKIHSGRSRNDQVLVDLKLFMRNRLQRVVKETLQLFHLLLELSDRHKDILLPGYTHLQIAMPSSFGLWFGAYAESLLDDMQLLQAAYKITNKNPLGSGAGYGSSFPLNRTLTTQLLGFESMHYNVVYAQMSRGKTEQTVCTALASVASTLARMAMDICLYNSQNFGFLTLPDELTTGSSIMPHKKNPDVAELLRGRTNRLKVLPQEFNLLLTNLPSGYHRDLQLTKEIMMPAFEELLSCLEITHFMLAHIQVKQNILQDEKYAYLFSVERVNELVLQGIPFREAYQQVGKEIASGSYKSSTDIHHTHEGSIGNLYNKQIKTEMERVIANFNFQAYESAISRLVE; encoded by the coding sequence ATGAAGCTCTGGCAAAAAGATTATCCACTGAACCAAAAAATTGAAACTTTTACCGTAGGCAAAGACCGCGAATTAGACTTGTACCTGGCAGAATTTGATGTATTGGGTTCCCTGGCACATACACAAATGCTGCAAACCATTGGATTGCTGACAAAAGACGAACTCGAAGATCTGCAGAAAGAGCTTAAAAACATATATAAAGACATTCAAAATGGGAACTTTGCAATCGAATCTGGGGTAGAAGATGTTCATTCGCAGGTTGAATTGCTTCTAACCAGAAAACTGGGAGAAACCGGCAAAAAGATTCATAGCGGACGTTCACGCAACGATCAGGTTCTGGTAGACCTCAAGTTATTTATGCGCAACCGCTTGCAGAGAGTGGTAAAGGAAACCTTGCAATTGTTCCATTTGCTATTGGAATTAAGCGACCGTCACAAAGATATACTCTTACCAGGATATACGCACTTACAAATCGCCATGCCTTCCTCATTTGGGCTGTGGTTTGGTGCCTATGCTGAAAGTCTGCTCGATGATATGCAACTATTGCAGGCAGCTTATAAAATTACAAATAAAAATCCCCTGGGTTCCGGCGCTGGCTATGGTTCATCTTTTCCACTCAACCGCACCTTAACTACCCAACTACTGGGGTTTGAATCTATGCATTATAATGTGGTGTATGCCCAGATGAGCCGTGGTAAAACGGAACAAACCGTGTGTACAGCGCTTGCCTCTGTCGCTTCTACACTTGCCAGAATGGCAATGGATATTTGCCTGTACAATAGCCAGAATTTTGGTTTCCTTACCCTTCCCGATGAATTGACTACCGGTTCCAGTATTATGCCGCATAAGAAAAATCCGGATGTAGCTGAACTGTTACGAGGACGTACCAACCGTTTGAAAGTATTGCCGCAGGAATTCAACCTGCTTCTTACTAATCTGCCTTCCGGCTACCATCGCGATTTGCAATTGACCAAAGAAATTATGATGCCGGCTTTTGAAGAGTTGCTGAGTTGCCTGGAAATTACACATTTTATGCTGGCACATATCCAGGTAAAACAAAATATTCTCCAGGATGAAAAATACGCCTATCTCTTTAGTGTAGAACGGGTGAATGAACTGGTATTGCAAGGTATTCCTTTCCGGGAAGCATATCAGCAGGTAGGCAAAGAGATTGCTTCAGGCAGTTACAAATCCTCTACAGATATTCACCATACGCATGAGGGCAGTATTGGAAACTTATATAATAAGCAGATTAAAACTGAAATGGAACGTGTTATAGCAAATTTTAACTTTCAGGCATATGAATCTGCTATTTCCAGACTTGTAGAATAA